One part of the Pandoraea faecigallinarum genome encodes these proteins:
- the cydB gene encoding cytochrome d ubiquinol oxidase subunit II — MDLTLAWAAIIALGLFLYVVLDGFDLGIGILFPFFPHAHERDTMMNSVAPVWDGNETWLVLGGAGLLAAFPMVYSVLLSALYLPLVLMLVCLIFRGVAFEIRGKSRRTRQWWDLAFIGGSAGATFFQGVALGAYLSGIPVENGQFAGDAFAWITAFNLFTGLGLLVTYALLGACWLIGKTEGDLQRRLRVLAWPLTMALVATMGVVSLWTPLRLPLVAERWFDDAWFWRCLPVPFAVAGATFAMRRVLQRAHDATPFWLAIGLVFLGYSGLLVSAYPYAILPGITLWDAAAPHSSLSFTMWGAAFIIPVILAYTMLAYWVFRGKVTHDAHYH; from the coding sequence ATGGATCTGACCTTAGCCTGGGCCGCCATCATCGCGCTCGGCCTGTTTCTCTACGTGGTGCTCGACGGCTTCGACCTCGGCATCGGCATTCTCTTTCCGTTCTTCCCGCACGCGCATGAACGCGACACGATGATGAACTCCGTCGCGCCGGTCTGGGACGGCAACGAGACGTGGCTCGTGCTCGGTGGCGCGGGCCTGCTCGCCGCCTTCCCGATGGTCTATTCGGTGCTGCTGTCCGCGCTGTACCTGCCGCTCGTGCTCATGCTCGTGTGTCTGATCTTCCGCGGCGTGGCGTTCGAGATTCGCGGCAAGTCGCGCCGCACGCGCCAATGGTGGGATCTCGCCTTCATCGGCGGATCGGCCGGTGCAACGTTCTTTCAGGGCGTGGCGCTCGGCGCTTATCTCTCCGGCATTCCGGTCGAGAACGGACAGTTCGCCGGCGACGCGTTCGCCTGGATCACGGCGTTCAATCTCTTCACGGGGCTGGGCCTGCTGGTGACGTACGCACTGCTCGGTGCCTGCTGGCTGATCGGCAAGACCGAAGGCGATCTGCAACGCCGTTTGCGCGTGCTCGCGTGGCCGCTCACGATGGCGCTCGTCGCCACAATGGGTGTCGTGTCGCTGTGGACGCCGCTGCGATTGCCGCTCGTGGCCGAGCGCTGGTTCGACGACGCCTGGTTCTGGCGCTGTCTGCCGGTGCCGTTCGCCGTGGCCGGCGCGACGTTCGCAATGCGCCGCGTATTGCAGCGCGCGCACGACGCCACGCCCTTCTGGCTCGCCATCGGCCTCGTGTTTCTGGGCTACAGCGGCCTGCTCGTCAGCGCATATCCGTATGCGATTCTGCCGGGCATCACGCTGTGGGACGCGGCGGCTCCGCACTCCAGTCTGTCGTTCACGATGTGGGGCGCGGCCTTCATCATTCCCGTGATTCTCGCCTACACGATGCTGGCTTACTGGGTCTTTCGCGGCAAGGTGACGCACGATGCGCACTATCACTGA
- a CDS encoding YbhB/YbcL family Raf kinase inhibitor-like protein, whose amino-acid sequence MNRLSYPDVKRMGGAAAVAMTLFTGLAAVAHAQGMSVSSSAFADNALLPAIHAGAGDCGGTNTSPPLEWKNLPQATRSVVIKMTDPDGAKGGGVVHWIAYNIPASVLSLPAGAGDKSGDQITVGKNVSGAAAYRGACPPVGDTPHHYVITVTATDLDPGRLPPGLDAAGLAVALAGHTLNGSTIVARYGR is encoded by the coding sequence ATGAATCGGCTTTCATATCCGGACGTGAAACGCATGGGAGGCGCAGCGGCCGTTGCCATGACGCTCTTCACCGGGTTGGCCGCTGTGGCGCATGCGCAAGGCATGAGCGTTTCGTCCAGCGCATTCGCCGACAACGCTCTGCTGCCGGCGATTCACGCCGGTGCGGGCGACTGCGGCGGGACCAACACCAGCCCGCCCCTCGAATGGAAGAACCTGCCGCAGGCCACGCGCAGCGTCGTCATCAAGATGACCGATCCGGACGGCGCGAAGGGCGGCGGTGTCGTGCACTGGATTGCCTACAACATCCCGGCATCGGTGCTTTCGCTGCCCGCAGGCGCGGGCGACAAGTCCGGCGATCAAATCACGGTCGGCAAGAACGTCAGCGGAGCGGCCGCCTACCGTGGCGCCTGCCCGCCGGTCGGCGACACGCCGCATCATTACGTCATCACGGTGACAGCCACCGACCTCGACCCGGGGCGCTTGCCACCGGGACTCGACGCCGCAGGCCTCGCCGTCGCCCTCGCGGGACACACGCTGAACGGTTCGACGATCGTGGCGCGCTACGGCCGCTAG
- the folE gene encoding GTP cyclohydrolase I FolE, translated as MSHDTFDENDWKRFLKHIGEDPNRPGLHETPARVQKAWRQWTAGYEQDPAEVLKVFEDGAEQYNELIVVRGIPVYSHCEHHLAPFFGKATIGYLPNGKIVGLSKLTRLVDCFARRLQVQERLTTQVAEALMTHLQPKAVGVVVSCRHMCMESRGIRTAGEETVTSAMLGELQPNLALRTEFLALARDK; from the coding sequence ATGTCTCACGACACGTTCGACGAAAACGACTGGAAGCGATTCCTGAAACACATCGGCGAAGATCCGAACCGCCCCGGCCTGCACGAGACGCCGGCGCGGGTACAAAAAGCGTGGCGTCAATGGACGGCAGGTTACGAACAGGATCCGGCCGAAGTCCTCAAGGTGTTCGAGGACGGCGCGGAACAATACAACGAACTGATTGTGGTGCGCGGCATTCCCGTCTACAGCCATTGCGAGCATCATCTCGCACCATTCTTCGGCAAGGCAACCATCGGCTATCTGCCCAACGGCAAGATCGTCGGCCTGTCGAAGCTCACACGTCTGGTCGATTGCTTCGCGCGACGCTTGCAGGTGCAGGAGCGCCTCACGACGCAGGTCGCCGAAGCCCTGATGACGCACCTGCAACCGAAGGCGGTCGGTGTGGTGGTGTCGTGCCGTCACATGTGCATGGAAAGCCGTGGCATTCGCACGGCGGGCGAAGAGACGGTGACGTCTGCGATGCTCGGCGAATTGCAGCCCAATCTCGCATTGCGCACGGAGTTCCTTGCGCTGGCACGGGACAAGTGA
- a CDS encoding LysR family transcriptional regulator, translating to MIRYLKTFVTAAETASFSAAGARLGLTQSAVSAQIQRLEDDLGVQLFERTGRAVSLSDDGRRLLAQAQGVIADYHAMRGEAGASGQQAALAPIHVGAILTVQLGLLPGAIRRWTALGAMPHLNIVPGMSVQLLAQLDARELDLAVMIRPRIGVPADMKWLPLMHEPYVAIAPKGTRGEVPDWAAALPFVRYNRRSYGGDLVERYLRRHRIWVREGVELDEPEVILRMVRAGLGWSIVPATLIGLPVDAKASSSQAPKAPKAPKVSRARSAIDVQLLPLAGAPLTRELGVLVRQSALKRAAVNTLMKCLANEAGSRA from the coding sequence ATGATCCGCTACCTGAAAACCTTCGTCACGGCTGCCGAAACCGCCTCGTTCTCCGCGGCGGGTGCGCGTCTGGGCCTCACACAGTCAGCCGTGAGTGCGCAGATCCAGCGCCTGGAAGACGACCTGGGCGTTCAGTTGTTCGAACGTACGGGACGCGCCGTGTCCTTGTCCGACGACGGACGCCGTCTGCTCGCCCAGGCGCAGGGTGTCATCGCGGACTATCACGCGATGCGTGGCGAAGCCGGCGCGTCCGGTCAGCAGGCGGCGCTCGCCCCCATTCACGTCGGCGCGATCCTGACCGTTCAGCTGGGCTTGCTGCCGGGGGCCATACGGCGATGGACCGCGCTCGGGGCGATGCCGCATCTGAACATCGTGCCGGGCATGTCGGTGCAGTTGCTCGCGCAACTCGACGCCAGGGAACTCGATCTGGCCGTCATGATTCGTCCGCGTATCGGGGTGCCTGCCGACATGAAATGGCTCCCCCTCATGCACGAACCTTACGTCGCAATCGCCCCGAAGGGCACGCGCGGCGAGGTGCCCGACTGGGCGGCGGCGCTGCCGTTCGTGCGTTACAACCGGCGTTCGTACGGCGGCGATCTCGTCGAACGGTATCTGCGTCGGCACCGGATTTGGGTACGCGAGGGCGTGGAACTGGACGAACCGGAAGTCATCCTGCGCATGGTGCGCGCGGGGCTCGGGTGGTCCATCGTGCCGGCCACGCTCATTGGCTTGCCGGTGGACGCGAAGGCGTCATCGTCCCAAGCACCCAAAGCACCCAAAGCACCCAAAGTCTCAAGAGCGCGCAGCGCCATCGATGTCCAGCTGCTGCCGCTGGCAGGCGCGCCGCTCACACGTGAGCTTGGCGTGCTGGTGCGTCAATCGGCGCTCAAGCGCGCGGCGGTGAACACGTTGATGAAGTGCCTGGCGAACGAAGCCGGCTCGCGCGCGTGA
- a CDS encoding VOC family protein has translation MTTPLFHLAFPVHDLAAARQFYGGVMGCAEGRSSDHWIDFDFFGHQLVAHLSPDEAGKRITNPVDGDDVPVPHFGVILDMPAWHALADRLRAAGTRFVIEPHIRFAGQVGEQATLFFYDPSGNALEFKAFADMSQVFAKSFVSHQPRVSS, from the coding sequence ATGACCACACCGCTTTTCCATCTCGCCTTTCCCGTTCACGATCTCGCCGCGGCGCGCCAGTTCTACGGCGGCGTGATGGGCTGCGCCGAAGGCCGCAGTTCGGACCACTGGATCGACTTCGATTTCTTCGGTCACCAACTGGTTGCCCATCTGTCGCCGGACGAGGCGGGCAAGCGCATTACGAACCCAGTCGACGGCGACGACGTTCCGGTCCCGCATTTCGGCGTTATCCTTGACATGCCCGCGTGGCATGCACTGGCCGACCGGCTGCGCGCTGCGGGCACCCGTTTCGTGATCGAGCCGCATATCCGTTTCGCCGGTCAGGTGGGCGAGCAGGCGACACTGTTCTTCTACGATCCGTCGGGCAACGCACTGGAGTTCAAGGCGTTTGCCGACATGTCGCAGGTCTTCGCGAAATCATTTGTCTCACATCAGCCAAGAGTTTCCTCATGA
- a CDS encoding fumarylacetoacetate hydrolase family protein has product MSQFVIPAPPQASVAVAGSDARFPVRRVFCVGRNYAAHAREMGSNPDREPPFFFMKPADAVVPAEGTLPYPPLTSELHHEIELVVAIGAAGENVDAGDALSLVWGYGVGVDLTRRDLQQQAKDTRRPWDWGKAFDASAPCGALHAVAQIGHPGEGRVWLDVNGENRQTGDLNELIWPVPDLIAEISRSVRLAPGDLIFTGTPAGVGPLEPGDKVSAGVAGVGEIAFTVGTKPAA; this is encoded by the coding sequence ATGAGTCAATTCGTTATCCCGGCCCCGCCTCAGGCGTCGGTTGCCGTCGCCGGCAGCGACGCCCGTTTTCCCGTGCGCCGCGTGTTCTGCGTTGGCCGTAACTACGCCGCGCATGCCCGCGAGATGGGCAGCAATCCGGACCGCGAACCGCCGTTCTTCTTCATGAAGCCGGCCGACGCCGTCGTCCCCGCCGAAGGCACCCTCCCTTACCCGCCGCTCACGAGCGAGTTGCATCACGAGATCGAACTGGTCGTCGCTATCGGCGCCGCCGGCGAGAACGTGGACGCGGGCGACGCGCTGTCGCTCGTATGGGGGTATGGCGTGGGCGTGGACCTGACGCGCCGCGACTTGCAACAGCAGGCCAAGGACACGCGCCGTCCGTGGGATTGGGGCAAGGCATTCGACGCATCGGCGCCGTGCGGTGCGCTGCACGCCGTGGCACAAATCGGTCATCCGGGCGAGGGCCGCGTGTGGCTCGATGTGAACGGTGAGAACCGCCAGACGGGCGATCTCAACGAACTGATCTGGCCGGTGCCCGATCTGATCGCCGAGATCTCGCGCAGCGTAAGGCTCGCGCCCGGCGATCTGATCTTCACCGGCACGCCGGCCGGCGTCGGCCCGCTCGAACCGGGCGATAAAGTGAGCGCGGGCGTGGCCGGTGTCGGCGAGATCGCCTTTACCGTCGGCACGAAACCGGCGGCCTGA